In Hasllibacter sp. MH4015, the following proteins share a genomic window:
- a CDS encoding alpha/beta hydrolase produces the protein MSLRLAILNLGCRMIGKPRLRTVKTPGAQRGDFEWVGWFCGGRGRGLREAEMPGNPPVSIIEPEHSAEGTILYFHGGGFIAGSAMSHRALTRQLARDSGCRIVVPEYRLGPDAPLPAAQDDARAAWEALIGGGTKAEHILLAGDSAGGGMALSLMAELGQAGQRPAGCIAFSPWTDLTGSGASMVENARRDPLLPAERLPDLLFFAAGDADLSDARVSPLFAAFTDPAPTLIQYSETEIVRDDATRMAKVLRDAGGEVEMQCWPNTPHAWQVFGNVLPEARDALARAGDFARRCLAVARTD, from the coding sequence GTGAGCCTGCGCCTCGCGATCCTGAACCTTGGCTGCCGGATGATCGGCAAACCGCGCCTGCGGACGGTCAAGACACCGGGCGCGCAGAGGGGAGATTTCGAGTGGGTCGGTTGGTTTTGCGGCGGGCGCGGGCGGGGATTGCGCGAGGCGGAGATGCCCGGCAACCCACCGGTGTCGATCATCGAGCCGGAACACAGCGCGGAGGGGACGATCCTTTATTTCCACGGCGGCGGATTCATTGCCGGGTCGGCCATGTCCCACCGGGCGCTGACACGGCAGCTTGCGCGCGACAGCGGGTGCCGGATCGTCGTGCCGGAATACCGGCTTGGCCCGGATGCGCCCTTGCCCGCGGCGCAGGACGATGCCCGCGCAGCGTGGGAGGCGCTGATTGGGGGCGGGACGAAGGCGGAGCACATCCTTCTGGCCGGTGACAGCGCGGGCGGAGGCATGGCCCTGTCGTTGATGGCGGAGCTGGGGCAGGCGGGGCAGCGCCCGGCCGGGTGCATCGCGTTCAGCCCGTGGACGGACCTGACCGGATCGGGTGCGTCTATGGTTGAAAACGCGCGCCGCGATCCGTTATTGCCCGCAGAACGCTTGCCGGATCTTCTGTTCTTCGCGGCGGGGGACGCAGATCTGAGCGACGCCCGCGTCTCCCCGCTCTTCGCGGCGTTCACCGACCCCGCGCCGACGCTGATCCAGTATTCGGAAACGGAGATCGTGCGCGATGATGCGACGCGGATGGCCAAGGTCTTGCGCGATGCAGGGGGCGAGGTGGAGATGCAATGCTGGCCGAACACGCCCCATGCCTGGCAGGTCTTCGGCAATGTGCTGCCCGAGGCGCGGGATGCTCTGGCCCGGGCCGGCGACTTCGCAAGACGCTGCCTAGCCGTTGCGCGCACCGATTAG